The window GCGGGCAGGCCGTTGTGGGCCCGTACGGTCGTCGTGGGATGCGGGGCCTGTCACCTATGTCGTGCAGGAGTGTCAGTTGTCGCCGCGGGAATCGGTGGGCTGCCCGTCGAGGCTTCCGCGAGCAGGCCGGGTGTCCAATCGGGGCCGCGATGCTGCTGCCACCATTGGTCGATGGTGCTGAACTTCTCGTCGAACTTGGGGTCCCAACTGAGGAATCCGGTCGTCGGTGTCCGCAGACGAGTTCGGCGGCCATCCGCTTCGTAGATCACCACAATGTGGTTTCCCTGGAAGTTCTCGACACGGATGGCCTGGACGTCCGGCCACTGAATCGTGCGGTGGCGCACGTTGTGTACGACGGCCTTCGACGCCGTCAGAGTCACACCGAAGTAGTGCCAGGCGATCAGCATCACGAGCACCAGGGCGAACCACGTGCTCAAGGACGTGGTCATCTCAGAGCCGGATGCGTTCGAGGTGATCCAATCCCATGCCTCCGTGCTCCAGACGAGGAGCAGAGGTAGAACGGCCAGTAGGTGCTGGAGGCTCGTGTACCGGTATCGGATGCGCTCCGTGGGCATAGCCCTGACCTGCGGTTTCTCCACGATTACCTACCTCTTGTACAGCACGGCGCCACCATTGGGTCATGATCGAAAAGCAGCATGACGGACTGGCGGTGAGCTGTCCATCTTCACTGGAGTACTGCAGGCTTCGGGCGAACCGGAAACAACTCACCGGTGGCTGTCAGGTGGCCGTTCTGTCGGTCCGGGTGGCCGCTGTGGGGGCTGCGTTCCCAACTGCGTGCCGGCTGCCTCGCCAACTTGCGGTGTTCAGCGTTATAGGCCCTGGCAGAAGTCACGGATGATGTGACTGTCGGCTTGGGTGCTCGTTGGGATGTTCGTGGGGAAGAGAGTCGCGTCCGTGGGTCGTCTCGGATGAACTGTGGTCGCTGATCGAGCCGTTGTTACCGGAGCCGGGGCCGAAACTGGTGGCCGGCCGGCCGAGGGTACCGGATCGCAGGCGCTGTGCGGAATCCTGTCTGTGCTGCATACCGGGATCCAGTGGGAGTACCTGCCGCAGGAGCCGGGGTTCGGTTCGGGCATGACGTGCTGTCGTCGGCTTGCGGCTTGGAACGAGACCGGCGTCTGGGACCGTCTCCACCTCGCGCTGCCGGCAAAACTACGAGCGGCGAAACAGCTCGACTGGCGACCACGTCGGTGGCCGCCGGCCGCGACGGGGCCGGTTTCCTGGTCCTGGACGGTGTCCACAGGGCCCGCCCGTAATCGCTCAGTCGTGGGGGGTGCGGGTGCGCCCGTCGCCCAGGCTGCGAAGGATCACCGAGGTCCAGGAGGCTGGCAGGGACATGGCGCGCCATGCGCTCTGCATCGCGATGCGCTCTCCCTTGAGCTGGCCCCAGCGGAACTCACAGTGCTGCCGCGTAGCAGTGGATGGCGACCAGCTGGGACGGGCTCCATCGTTGCTCGACGGTGGCGATTCGTTCCCAGCCGAGCTTCTCGTACAGGGTCGCCGCGGCGGTATCGGAGGCCACTACGTCGAGCAGCGGGTGTAATCCCTGCCGTCGTGCTTCCTCGGCAGCTCGGCCGACCAGTAGCGCACCGATCCCATGCCCTCTCGCCTGTGGTGCGACGAACAGCCGGCTGACCATTGCGGTCAGCTCCTTGCTCGCCCCGTTCCGTGCGCTCCACAGATCAGGGGCAAGATCTCCTCTTCCACAACTGGACAAGCTGACATGGCCGACGAGATGGCCGCCCATTTCAGCGACCCAGGCCCCTAGCAGCGAGGCCCCCGACAACCACTCATCCGGCTGGTCAGGCCAGTTCAGCGGGTAGCGGTCACTCTGATGGACATCTGAGAGAACCCGCACGCACTCTGCGAGGTCGTCATCAGTCCTCCGCCGGACCCATCGGCCTGGTCTCCTTGCAGCAGCTCCGAAGCTTTCGATGTTCACACGGCATGGAATCACGGGCCACAGGGTTGCAACCAGCCACTTCGCAGTCACTTCGGGTGCGCGCCGGTCGTGCAGCTGCTTACCAGGTCCGTGCGCCAACTGCGTTGGGCCCTACTCGTACGTACCTCGATCCGGCTTCCGACTTCACGCCGCTCGGACATGGGTGCGGTCAACAGAGTCAACTGCGCCCCGGGCCGGGGAGCACCGGGTGGATCGCGAACGGTCAAGCGTCGGATACCACGCCCGCTATCGATCCGGAGGACTTGGTCCGGCGGGTGATATCCCAGATGTGGCTGGACGGCCCGAAGGCCGCCAGCCTGTGTGTATCTCTGGCTGCCGGACTTCGTGACGTGCGCCGTGGCGGAGGTCTGGTACTGGGTGAGGAGGGCACGCAACTTGTCGGCTGGGCTCTCTCGTCTACTACTGGGCGTGACACAACGAGTTCCTGAACCCATCACCGACCCCGCCCTCCTGGCCGCACTGCGGTCAGGGCGCCACTGACCGGGATCCAGTCGGCTGTCGGGGAGTTCACGTCCCCGGACGCACGACGTGCTGCTTCGCACACCCGGCGGTGGCTGAGCGCAAGGTTTACCCGGCCAGGCTGGCCGCCGGGGCGGACATCGACCTTCGAGGCACCCCCCTTTCCGATCGCTTGTTCCACTCCCTTTTGGACGCCCTGCGCGACTCCTCCGCAACGGGGCATCCCCAGCTCGGAACGGCCCGTTTCGAGTCGGCGGTCTTCGAAAGCACCGCCTGGTTCGAGCAGGCGATTTTCACCGGCCCCGCTCTGTTCACGTCAGCGACCTTCCGACACGAAGCGTGGTTCCAGGCGGCTGCGTTCGAGGACACTGCGTCATTCGAGAACGCCCTCTTCGAGCACCATGCTGGATTCCAGGAGGCGGTCTTCGAGAGCACTGCGCACTTCGCGTCCGCGACCGTCGACGGCAAGGCCCAATTCGTCAAGACGACCTTCGAGGGCACCGCCGAACTGACGTCGATGACCCTCAACGACACCGCCTGCTTCGAGGAGGCAGCCTTCCGCATCAGCGCCCGTTTCGATGAAACCACGTTCAGCGGCACGGCCTCGTTCGCGGCGGCCGTCTTCGAGTGCGACATCCGATTGGGAGCTGTGGCCTTCCAGGGCCCCGCCTGGTTCGACGGAGCGACCCTCAAGGGCGCACCCGTCACCGTGGCGGCTTTCGAGGGCTACCCCGGTTTCGAGGGCTACCCCGGTTTCGAGGCCCCCAACTTTCAGCCTACCGCTCACTTCTGAACGACAAGCACGGATTCGGAGCGCGTAGTGCCGGCCGAGGAGCTGCCCGCGGAAGGCGCGTTCGTAGCGGTGGCGTGGCGATGTGTCTGCTGGCATGTTGCGGGCGGCTCAGATTGGACGGCTGGACCCTGCGCAACGCCGACGGCCACCCCTACCGCTTCGTCAGCGCCGCCTCGCCGGCCGCACCACCTTTCGGATCCACATCGACATCGGCCGCGACACCCGCACCGACCTACGGCGGGCACGGACGGACCAGTCAGCCGCCTCTTCGCCTGTGCACGAGACCGGCCGCATCAGGCGTTGGCTGCGGAGAGACGGAGAGACGGAGAGACGGAGAGACGGAGAGTTACAGAGTTACATCGCGATTGGCCGTATGTGGGGAATCCGGACTGGCCGCTGACATACGCCTGTCCCGCACATCCGGGTCCGGCCGAAGCAGGCATCGAGGTCACCCGCCTGTTTCCCGACGCACGCTCCCAAGCTGCCTGACCGGCACTCGATCCGACTGCCACGTGGGCCACGGGATGGGGCTTTGCTGATGCCTTCCGTCCGCTGGAAACACACCACGAGAACCTGCGACTTTCGGTCAGACTGAGCTGCCCGTTGCGGCGGGTCAGGCGGAGCACCGTGGTCAAGGTGCTTCTTGACCCACCGCCAGTTCAGTCC is drawn from Streptomyces sp. NBC_00178 and contains these coding sequences:
- a CDS encoding GNAT family N-acetyltransferase, which gives rise to MRVLSDVHQSDRYPLNWPDQPDEWLSGASLLGAWVAEMGGHLVGHVSLSSCGRGDLAPDLWSARNGASKELTAMVSRLFVAPQARGHGIGALLVGRAAEEARRQGLHPLLDVVASDTAAATLYEKLGWERIATVEQRWSPSQLVAIHCYAAAL
- a CDS encoding pentapeptide repeat-containing protein, whose protein sequence is MAERKVYPARLAAGADIDLRGTPLSDRLFHSLLDALRDSSATGHPQLGTARFESAVFESTAWFEQAIFTGPALFTSATFRHEAWFQAAAFEDTASFENALFEHHAGFQEAVFESTAHFASATVDGKAQFVKTTFEGTAELTSMTLNDTACFEEAAFRISARFDETTFSGTASFAAAVFECDIRLGAVAFQGPAWFDGATLKGAPVTVAAFEGYPGFEGYPGFEAPNFQPTAHF